TTAAGAAACATGTATAGAGCAATTAAACTGGATAAAGAATACCTCAAGCGCTTAGATCCTTCTTTTGAAGTTTCTTATCAGTACCGTTTTCATGCTGGATTCAGGTCGCTAAAACTTTACAGACTCTCGCATGCCTTTTACGTATCTGGTTTTAAATTCATAGCCTATTTTATATACCACATTAACCGCGTGTTGTACACCGTTGATATTCATCCGGCAGCTGTTTTGGAACCGGGTGTTGTGATAGACCACGGTGCGGGTGTTGTCGTTGGCTCCACGGCTATAGTTGGTAGTGGCACAGTGCTATACCACGGCGTTACACTCGGTGCAAAGTACATAACCAAAGGCAAACGGCATCCAACTGTTGGAAAGAACGTGATCATAGGAGCGGGAGCAAAAGTGCTTGGCCCTGTGAACATCGGTGATAATGCAAAAATTGGTGCAAACAGCGTTGTTATTTCCGATATCCCCGATAATGCCACTGCCGTAGGTATTCCAGCGCGAATAGTGAATAAAAATTATCGCGATGATGAGAAACTAAGTGTCTCTTTTTCTTCGTATACTGATAAAAAAGAAAAATCTGAAAGGTCTGATGACCTTTGTCCAGAAGAATTAGTAAATTTGGAGGTTGCTAAGCAATGAATACGTCTTCTCTTAACCAGACAATCTCTAAAAATATAACCGCAATTCGGAATGTAATGATTGGACAGACACCTCTTGTGTACCTTGAAAAATACTCAGTGTACGCTAAGCTTGAAAGGAATAATCCAACTGGAAGCATTAAAGATAGGCCTGTGTATTTTATGGTATTAAGGGCCTTACAGGACGGATTGATAAATTCTGATACTGTTATCGTCGAACCGACAAGCGGTAATACGGGAATTGCACTTGCTTGGATCGGTGCAAAGCTCGGGATAAAAGTGATAATTACCATGCCTGAAACTGTTTCCATCGAGCGTCGCCAGCTTTTGACAAGTTTGGGAGCGGACGTTGTGTTAACTGAAGATATGACGAAGGCTATTGAAAAAGCCAGAGAAATCGTTTCCTCCAAATCTGCTTTTATGCCAAACCAGTTCGAGAACCCGGAAAACGTTAAAGCTCACTTTTTAACCACGGGGCCAGAGTTACTAACTCAAATGAATTATCAACTGGATGCGTTTGTTGCAGGAATCGGAACTGGTGGAACGATAACAGGTGTTGGAAAATTTCTCAAAAGTTTTCGTTCTGATATCAAAATCATCGGAGTGGAACCGAAACAATCACCTGTTGTAAGTGGTGGAACAGCTAGAAAACACAAGATACAGGGAATTGGTGCGGGTTTTGTACCGAAAATATTGGACATCGGAATCATCGATGAAATAGTTCAAATAGATGACCAGGAAGCTATCGAATGGGCAACTAGGTTATGGAAAGAAGGTATATTCGCAGGTATCTCGGCCGCAGCTAATTTGATTGCAAGTGTACTGGTTAGAAAGAAGTATAATTTAGAACGCGTCGCGACGGTGTTTCCAGACGATGGTTCTAAGTACATTTCTGTTTTACCGGGTTAATAAGCTGAGCAGATGGTCTGTGTAAAAAACAAACGTGTGCACGCCCGTGGCGTGCACACAACAGTATAGAGACAGCTCCCACCTATCCCCAGTACCCCCATTACTGCTCATAGTATATCACTTCAGCACGTACCATGTCAAATTTTCCACGATTGTTGTTTCCAAAATTTTCTTCTTTGGCTTAAATAAATAACTTTGACAACTTTCACTGTTTTCTATGTTGTTCTGCTCCAAACCCAGGCGTTTGCAAAAAGAATTTGCCTTTTTGATAATTTTATGATAAAATAGAGCCAAACCAATTAACATATGATACTAGCTTTAATCTCTACAGAACAAGGAGGATAGGCATTATGGAGATTTTGAAGGTCAGTTCAAAGTCAAGTCCAAACAAAGTTGCGGGTGCTATTGTCGGCTCACTCAAGAAGAACGAGAAGGTTGAGATTCAAGCTATCGGTGCGGGTGCAGTTAACCAAGCATCTAAGTCTTTGGCTGTTGCAAGAAGGTTTTTGGAGCAAGAAGGCTTGGATTTGTACGTAGTTCCAGCATTTATTGAAATTCAAATCGGTAACGAAACACGAACAGGTATATCTTTTAAAGTTTATCTCCAAAAAAAGTGAACTCTAAGGTTCTAATTGGAACCGAAAGACTGTAATGGAAGATGGAGGAACGCTTGGAAGAGCTCAAGGCTATCGCAAGTGCTTGTATAACAGATAACAGAATCTATGAAATAGTTTATACAATCTCACGGATGTCAGAAGGAGATTTGCAGAACTTTCGTAGCAAGGTTGTCGGTTATTTCATGGCAAGAAATTCACCGGAAGATATGGAGGCGTACAAGTTTTACAAAATCATATTGGAAGATGAAAATGCCAAGAAAGTTCTTGAACTGTACGAGGAAATCAAAAACAGAAAAGGACAATAAGCTCTTTTGAAAATAGGTGCCGTTCAGGCACCTTTTTTAAACACATCACAAATGAAAGAGGTGACAACATTGAAAGTCGGTGGTCAGGCAGTAATTGATGGTGTCTTGATGATGGGAAAAAAGGTAGTAGTAGCTGTTAGAACCCGGTCAGGTGAGATCGAAATTCGTGAGCTTGGTTATCCAAATGTTCGTGGGAAATGGGCGAAAATACCATTCCTGAGAGGTTTTGTAAGCCTTTATTATTCGCTTTATTTTGGTATGAAAGCTTTGAATTTAAGTGCTGAGATATCTTCTGATGAAAAGATGAAAAAGGGTGAAGGCTTCTTTTCGATCCTTTTTGCCATTTTACTGGCAGTTGGATTGTTTGTAGTTCTTCCCGCTTACATAACAAAGTGGTTAGGGTTTAAGGATAACGAGTTTTTGTTTTCGCTAGTCGATGGTTTGATTAGATTGGGGTTTTTCTTGGCCTATGTATTCTTTATTTCACTATTCGAAGATGTCAAAACTGTCTTTAGATATCATGGTGCAGAGCATAAAGCTGTCCATACATATGAGAACGGCGAAGAATTAACGGTCGAAAATGCGAGGAAATATTCAACGATACACCCAAGGTGCGGAACGAATTTCGTCATGATATTTTTAATCATCGCAATTCTAGTGCATAGTCTCTACGGACTTTTTGGAGTTACGATGCTTGGTCGAATCATCTTCAGAATCGTTGCAATACCCGTAGTTGCAGGCATTTCTTACGAACTCTTGAGGCTCTTTGACAAATATCCGCGAACGAGGTTTTTGGCGGTTCCCGGAATGATTTTGCAAAAACTTACGACCGCCGAGCCTGACGACTCACAACTCGAGGTTGCCCTCGTCTCCCTTAGACACGCCATTGGAGTTAATGAACCTGTTGTTTCTGATGAACCAAAGCTGGAAAAAGAAAATCAAAAAGCTGATACCGAGGTATATGAACAACCCGAATTTCTTGGTTGATAGTAAAACAAAACCTAATGTCAGTGAGTAAGCGATGATTAAAAAGAACACATCTCCAAAAAGCAACGTTCCTATGTGATGTAGATGGAATCTATCAGGTTTGAATGGGTTCTTCCCCAAAACCAGCCTCCTCAGAAATGAGGAGGCTATTTCATACATCGGGTAACCAAAGAACACAATCGCTTTTGTAAGATCTCTTGTGGTATTCTGGTGTGAAATAAGTAAATAGGCAATCAGAAATGCACCGGAATCACCCATAAACAGTCGATCGAATATGTTGAAAAAAAGCAGAACAAAAAGGACAGGAAGATACACAAAATCAAGCTTGAAAGCGAAATAAATTATAGCGACCCCGACGAGAAGTCCGTTGATGCCATCGATAAGGTTAAAAGCATTCAAGAGTGCAACGAATAAAAGAAAAGTAAGCAAGTTATCAAGACCAAAGTTGTTTGTAAATATAAAATGAGACGTGCTCACAAAAAGAAGACCTGCGATGGATTGTAAAACCAATTTTGTGTAATAAGGCAGCTCTATCAAATCATCGATTAAACCTATTCCAAACACTATGTATAACGCTAGTTCTCTTTTTAGATCCGAAAACCCATAACTTGACTTCAAATAAATCACAAACGCAAAAAGAACCAGACCACCAACAAGTGGAACTGGTTTTGAATGTTCTTTCCTCTCCGATGGATGGTCAAGCAAGATGTTAAATCTCTTGCACAAGATAGAAAGAAATACACTTAAGACTATACTAATAGTAAACCCAGCCAAATATTGGTTCAAGTGAAGAGCCTCCGTTATCAACCATTTCTACATTTCTAAAATTTCAGAACAAAAGAAAGATAGGTGATGGCAATTGCGAGATTCCACGCGCTGAAGACACCGACTATCTTTTCTTCAGTCCAACCAAGCAGTTCAAAATGATGATGGATAGGTGCCATCTTGAATATCCTTTTTCCCCTGATTTTATAGGAACCGACTTGTAGAATCACACTAATCGTTTCGAGCAAGAATATACTGGTGAAAAAGATAAGAGGAAGTTCATTGCTTGTTATCAGTGCGTACGTTGCTATGTAGGCGCCCAGAGCTAATGAGCCCGTGTCACCCATAAATACCTTTGCTGGTCTTGTGTTGTATACGAGAAATGCAAGCAGGGGCATAACCAGAATCAACAATGAAATTGCCTGATTGTAATTTCTTACCAGCATTAGGAAAGGAGTCGCACTTGTTATGAACACCCATCCGGCGAGTCCATCGAGCCCGTCTGTGAGATTGGTTGCGTTGGAGTATCCGGAAATCAAGAACATTGTGAATATGTAGAAGAACCATTTTGGAACCGAAAAACCAAACACTGTACTCTCGCGGTATTGGAGCACCGTGTAAGCCACCCATATCGAAAATAACATCTGCAATGCGAGTTTTTGCCAAGCTCTCAGTCCAAGAGAGCGTTTTTTCGCTATACTAACAAAGTCATCCAAAAATCCAATAAAGCCGTAGAACAGCATCGTTAACAAAAGTTCTTTTTTTACACCAAGCACAAT
The DNA window shown above is from Fervidobacterium changbaicum and carries:
- the epsC gene encoding serine O-acetyltransferase EpsC encodes the protein MRFLENLRRLFKELRNMYRAIKLDKEYLKRLDPSFEVSYQYRFHAGFRSLKLYRLSHAFYVSGFKFIAYFIYHINRVLYTVDIHPAAVLEPGVVIDHGAGVVVGSTAIVGSGTVLYHGVTLGAKYITKGKRHPTVGKNVIIGAGAKVLGPVNIGDNAKIGANSVVISDIPDNATAVGIPARIVNKNYRDDEKLSVSFSSYTDKKEKSERSDDLCPEELVNLEVAKQ
- a CDS encoding PLP-dependent cysteine synthase family protein, with translation MNTSSLNQTISKNITAIRNVMIGQTPLVYLEKYSVYAKLERNNPTGSIKDRPVYFMVLRALQDGLINSDTVIVEPTSGNTGIALAWIGAKLGIKVIITMPETVSIERRQLLTSLGADVVLTEDMTKAIEKAREIVSSKSAFMPNQFENPENVKAHFLTTGPELLTQMNYQLDAFVAGIGTGGTITGVGKFLKSFRSDIKIIGVEPKQSPVVSGGTARKHKIQGIGAGFVPKILDIGIIDEIVQIDDQEAIEWATRLWKEGIFAGISAAANLIASVLVRKKYNLERVATVFPDDGSKYISVLPG
- a CDS encoding stage V sporulation protein S; the protein is MEILKVSSKSSPNKVAGAIVGSLKKNEKVEIQAIGAGAVNQASKSLAVARRFLEQEGLDLYVVPAFIEIQIGNETRTGISFKVYLQKK
- a CDS encoding DUF1385 domain-containing protein, producing MKVGGQAVIDGVLMMGKKVVVAVRTRSGEIEIRELGYPNVRGKWAKIPFLRGFVSLYYSLYFGMKALNLSAEISSDEKMKKGEGFFSILFAILLAVGLFVVLPAYITKWLGFKDNEFLFSLVDGLIRLGFFLAYVFFISLFEDVKTVFRYHGAEHKAVHTYENGEELTVENARKYSTIHPRCGTNFVMIFLIIAILVHSLYGLFGVTMLGRIIFRIVAIPVVAGISYELLRLFDKYPRTRFLAVPGMILQKLTTAEPDDSQLEVALVSLRHAIGVNEPVVSDEPKLEKENQKADTEVYEQPEFLG
- the mraY gene encoding phospho-N-acetylmuramoyl-pentapeptide-transferase, with translation MQTSNLFSGIVLIAEFLIGLFVFPRYINYMKKLRLGQYIRQEGPDLHNYKEGTPTAGGIVFLAIALVAGIVLGVKKELLLTMLFYGFIGFLDDFVSIAKKRSLGLRAWQKLALQMLFSIWVAYTVLQYRESTVFGFSVPKWFFYIFTMFLISGYSNATNLTDGLDGLAGWVFITSATPFLMLVRNYNQAISLLILVMPLLAFLVYNTRPAKVFMGDTGSLALGAYIATYALITSNELPLIFFTSIFLLETISVILQVGSYKIRGKRIFKMAPIHHHFELLGWTEEKIVGVFSAWNLAIAITYLSFVLKF